In a genomic window of Vulpes vulpes isolate BD-2025 chromosome 6, VulVul3, whole genome shotgun sequence:
- the ARF6 gene encoding ADP-ribosylation factor 6 produces the protein MGKVLSKIFGNKEMRILMLGLDAAGKTTILYKLKLGQSVTTIPTVGFNVETVTYKNVKFNVWDVGGQDKIRPLWRHYYTGTQGLIFVVDCADRDRIDEARQELHRIINDREMRDAIILIFANKQDLPDAMKPHEIQEKLGLTRIRDRNWYVQPSCATSGDGLYEGLTWLTSNYKS, from the coding sequence ATGGGGAAGGTGCTATCCAAGATCTTCGGGAACAAGGAAATGCGGATCCTCATGTTGGGCCTGGACGCGGCCGGCAAGACAACAATCCTGTACAAGTTGAAGCTGGGCCAGTCGGTGACCACCATTCCCACAGTGGGTTTCAACGTGGAGACGGTGACTTACAAAAACGTCAAGTTCAACGTATGGGATGTGGGCGGCCAGGACAAGATCCGGCCGCTCTGGCGGCATTACTACACCGGGACCCAGGGTCTGATCTTCGTAGTGGACTGCGCCGACCGCGACCGCATCGACGAGGCCCGCCAGGAGCTGCACCGCATTATCAATGACCGGGAGATGAGGGACGCCATAATCCTCATCTTCGCCAACAAACAGGACCTGCCTGATGCCATGAAACCCCACGAGATCCAGGAGAAACTGGGCCTGACCCGGATTCGGGACAGGAACTGGTATGTGCAGCCCTCCTGTGCCACCTCAGGGGATGGACTCTATGAGGGGCTCACATGGTTAACCTCTAACTACAAATCCTAA